The Candidatus Polarisedimenticolia bacterium nucleotide sequence GGCTCGGCGGGGAGCTGCAGGGAGATCACCCGCAGCGCTCCGGCCCGGCCTTCCGACTCCCGGTCGGATCCATGGACGAACGTCACCTCGTGACGGCGGGAGAGCGCCAGCGCCGACTCCCAGGCGATCACGCCCGCGCCGCTGTAGGGGTAATGTCCGCAGAGAATCGCGATCCTCACGCCTGCTCCTGACTCCGAAAGGGGGTGCCGATGGGCCGCGGGAAGCCGGTCGCCGCGTAGCGGCTCAAAAAGGCCAGAAACTGCCGCCAGTTCTCCTTGACGTCGTAGACGTTGCGAATTTTGAACAGCCGCTTCACGATCCGCCGCGGCGTCAGGTAGTGCTCGATGTAGATCCGGTTCATGGCGTTGCGCAGCTCTTCGGTGGAGAGATCGCACCACGAACGGCCCGAGACGCCGTCGAAGTCGTGCCAGTCGGCCACCTGGTGCTTCACCTTCTCGTAGAAGGGGGTCCCCGGGATGGGGGTCATGAGGCTCACCTGGATGTCGTCCGGCTCGGTCTTCTTGATGAAGTCGAGCGTCTCCTTCATCGTCTCGCGGGTCTCTCCCGGCGCCCCCAGGGAATAGGTGCAGTGGACCCGGATTCCGGCCTCCTTGGCCCAGCGAATCGTGTCCTCGACCTCCTGGAGCGTGATCTCCTTGTCGATCGCGTCGTCCAGGAGCCTCTGCGAGCCGCTTTCCACCCCGAGCAGGATCTTCGTGCAGCCCGCTTTCCGCATCAGCCGGAACAGCTCGGGCGTCGTCTGGTCGGCGCGGAAGTTCGCGATCCAGCCGATCTTGACGCCCCGGTCGAGGATTTCCCGGCAAAGCTCTTCGACCCGCCGCACCGTGATGTTCACCGTGTCGTCATGGAAGAAGACTTCCCGCGCCCCGTACCGGCTCTGCAGCTCGAGAATCTCGTCGACCACCTTGCCGGCGCTGCGGAAGCGGACCTTGTTGTTGAACATCACCGGGACCCAGAGACAAAAGGTGCAGCGGAACGGGCAGCCGCGGCTCGCCATGACCATGAAGCAGGGATCTTGCGTGCGCAGGCCGACGATGTAACGCTCGGCCGGCACCAGGTCGCGATCGGGCCACGGAAGCTCGTCCAGGTCCTTGATCAGGGGCCGGTCGGCGTTCTCGACCACCTCGCCGCCGCGCTTCCAGGTCACCCCTTCGACGCGGGAGAGGTCGGCCCCCCGCCCCAGAGCGTCGGCGATGTCGGGGACCGCGACTTCGAATTCGCCGCGCACCGCCGCGTCCACGAACGGCTCCGCCACCAACTCCCGGTGGAAGACGGTGACGTGCGTGTCGACCAGGACGGTGACCGCGCCCACCGATTCCTTGGCCAGGCGGGCCATGAGGAGATCGGTGTGAATCGTGGGCGTGGACGTGGCGATCACGACCATGTCGGGCCGGATCTCCCGGAAGCGCTCGACCGTCCCCTCGATGCCGAGATCCTCGGCGATCGAGTCGATGTAGTGGACCGAGTAGCCGCGCTTCTTGAGCAGCGCGCCGCACTGCGCGAGCCAGAAGGGATAGGCGTGCGGCACCTGCTTCGTCAGTTTCCGGGGAAGCCGGTGCGGCCACCGGTCCCCGCTGCGGATCATCACCGCGTCGATCCGATCGTCGGGCCCGTTCAACAGCAGAATCCTCTCGATCACGTCGCTCACCTCATCGGGTAATGAAAAGCTCGCACGTTCACGTCCAGGCCTCTTGCCGCGGCGGGGGAACCCGACCCGCGGCACGCTTCATCCAGTAATAAAGGTAGCCGGCACCCAGGAGCGCGCGCCGCTCCTGGGCGAAGCTGCGTCCGGGCTTTCCCAGCAAGCGCCATCCGGCCGCCGCCAGGAAGCACAAGGGGCTTCCCGCCAGGAAGACCAGACAGTTCAAGGCCACCTGGACGGCGCTTTCCGTTCCATGGGCCGCCCGCGTGTAGCCGGAGAAGAAGAGCCTCTCGCGGAAGAACTTCCGGGTCAGCCGGCTGGCGGGCGCGAGGTGGCGCACCACGATCGTCGGCAGGTACTGCAGCCGCCGCCCGCGCGAGCGCGCCCGGACGAAGAACTCGGTGTCGCCCCCGCCCATCAGGGAGTCCCCCTTCCGATCCAGGTCCAGCCGGAAGAGCCCGAGCTCCTGGAAGAGGGACTTGCGGAATGCGACGTTCGTTCCGTACAGCCAGGGAGGCGAGGTCACCTCCAGCGGCTGCGGGCCGTAGTCGAGGTGAATCAGGTAGCGCAGGAGGACGTCGGAGAACCAGGCGGGGCGGG carries:
- a CDS encoding glycosyltransferase translates to MSVDLTILICTHNRAGLLAGALESLEEQSLSRERFEVIVVDNASADDTSAVVARCQARGRIAPRYVLEPELGLDAARNRGIREAAGDLVAFLDDDARARYDWAASILAGFELHDAPILGGRVELIWEIPRPAWFSDVLLRYLIHLDYGPQPLEVTSPPWLYGTNVAFRKSLFQELGLFRLDLDRKGDSLMGGGDTEFFVRARSRGRRLQYLPTIVVRHLAPASRLTRKFFRERLFFSGYTRAAHGTESAVQVALNCLVFLAGSPLCFLAAAGWRLLGKPGRSFAQERRALLGAGYLYYWMKRAAGRVPPPRQEAWT
- a CDS encoding radical SAM protein, coding for MIERILLLNGPDDRIDAVMIRSGDRWPHRLPRKLTKQVPHAYPFWLAQCGALLKKRGYSVHYIDSIAEDLGIEGTVERFREIRPDMVVIATSTPTIHTDLLMARLAKESVGAVTVLVDTHVTVFHRELVAEPFVDAAVRGEFEVAVPDIADALGRGADLSRVEGVTWKRGGEVVENADRPLIKDLDELPWPDRDLVPAERYIVGLRTQDPCFMVMASRGCPFRCTFCLWVPVMFNNKVRFRSAGKVVDEILELQSRYGAREVFFHDDTVNITVRRVEELCREILDRGVKIGWIANFRADQTTPELFRLMRKAGCTKILLGVESGSQRLLDDAIDKEITLQEVEDTIRWAKEAGIRVHCTYSLGAPGETRETMKETLDFIKKTEPDDIQVSLMTPIPGTPFYEKVKHQVADWHDFDGVSGRSWCDLSTEELRNAMNRIYIEHYLTPRRIVKRLFKIRNVYDVKENWRQFLAFLSRYAATGFPRPIGTPFRSQEQA